The Nostoc sp. 'Lobaria pulmonaria (5183) cyanobiont' genome window below encodes:
- a CDS encoding NADH-quinone oxidoreductase subunit M produces the protein MLSVLILVPLIGAALIGFSPSGISGKFARRVALVFASIAFLWTILLVTQFHPKEITQQFAESLPWVDALGLNYNLGIDGLSLPLLVLNGLLTCIAIYSSDESLQRPKFYYSLILLLSAGVTGAFLAQDLLLFFLFYELELIPLYLLIAIWGGAKRGYAATKFLIYTAVSGILILASFLGMVWLSGSSNFALATLNTTTLPLATQLLLLAGILVGFGIKIPLVPFHTWLPDAHVEASTPISVLLAGVLLKLGTYGLLRFGMNLLPEAWSYLAPWLATWAVVSVLYGSSCAIAQSDMKKMVAYSSIGHMGYVLLAAAAATPLSVLGAVMQMISHGLISAMLFLLVGVVYKKAGSRDLAIIQGLLNPERGMPVIGSLMIVGVMASAGIPGMLGFISEFVVYRGSFPVFPVQTLLCMLGTGLTAVYFLILVNRAFFGRLSASVTNLPRVYWSDRIPPAILAVLIVIFGIQPSWLVRWTEPTITAMVNTQNVVLAVSLDKAVGNGD, from the coding sequence ATGCTTAGTGTTTTAATTTTAGTGCCGCTAATCGGCGCAGCTTTAATTGGTTTCTCACCCTCTGGCATCAGTGGGAAATTCGCCCGTAGGGTGGCTTTGGTCTTTGCCAGTATTGCTTTCTTGTGGACAATCCTATTAGTAACTCAGTTCCATCCCAAAGAAATTACTCAACAGTTTGCTGAGTCTCTTCCTTGGGTAGATGCTTTAGGGTTGAACTATAACCTTGGGATAGATGGTTTATCTTTGCCATTGCTGGTTCTAAATGGATTGTTAACTTGTATTGCCATTTACAGCAGCGATGAATCCCTACAGCGTCCGAAATTTTATTACTCTTTGATACTATTATTAAGCGCTGGGGTGACAGGAGCTTTTCTAGCACAGGATTTACTGTTATTTTTCCTGTTTTACGAATTGGAACTAATTCCGCTGTATTTGCTGATAGCCATTTGGGGTGGCGCGAAGCGGGGTTATGCAGCGACTAAATTTCTCATTTATACAGCCGTTTCAGGAATCCTGATTTTAGCAAGTTTCCTCGGCATGGTTTGGCTGAGTGGTTCCTCTAACTTTGCACTAGCAACCTTGAACACGACAACTTTACCTCTAGCAACACAGCTATTACTGCTAGCGGGAATTTTGGTAGGTTTTGGGATTAAAATTCCCTTAGTTCCCTTTCATACTTGGTTGCCAGATGCTCACGTTGAAGCTTCCACACCGATTTCCGTGCTATTGGCTGGGGTGCTATTGAAGTTAGGAACTTACGGCTTACTGCGCTTTGGGATGAACTTGTTACCAGAAGCTTGGAGTTATCTAGCTCCTTGGTTGGCAACTTGGGCAGTAGTAAGTGTGCTGTATGGTTCATCATGCGCGATCGCCCAAAGCGATATGAAAAAAATGGTAGCATACAGCTCCATTGGACACATGGGTTACGTGCTTTTAGCGGCGGCGGCGGCCACACCTTTAAGTGTGTTAGGTGCTGTGATGCAAATGATTAGCCACGGCTTGATTTCCGCAATGCTGTTTTTGTTGGTAGGGGTTGTGTATAAAAAAGCCGGAAGCCGTGATTTAGCAATCATCCAAGGATTACTGAACCCAGAACGAGGTATGCCAGTAATCGGTAGCTTGATGATTGTCGGAGTCATGGCCAGCGCTGGTATACCGGGAATGCTAGGGTTTATTTCCGAATTCGTAGTTTATCGGGGAAGTTTTCCAGTTTTTCCAGTGCAAACTCTGTTATGTATGCTTGGTACTGGTTTAACAGCAGTTTATTTCCTAATACTCGTCAACCGCGCCTTTTTTGGACGCCTATCTGCATCAGTTACCAACTTACCGCGTGTGTATTGGAGCGATCGCATCCCACCTGCAATTTTAGCTGTGCTGATTGTGATTTTCGGCATTCAACCTAGTTGGTTAGTGCGCTGGACTGAACCAACAATTACAGCAATGGTAAATACCCAAAATGTAGTATTAGCAGTGTCCTTGGATAAAGCAGTGGGGAATGGGGACTAG
- a CDS encoding transferase gives MSVPLLRLSNNFDSYISGEVTIHPSAVLAPGVILQAAVNSKIVIGPGVCIGMGAILQVHEGTLEVEAGANLGAGFLMIGKGKIGANACIGSATTVFNYSVEPGQVVPPGSILGDTSRQIARAKQPEPSTNNPTSTTNAPSPKEEENRSGGVKEKEISSTNFSASAFVDFKQNKSISYFKSPATPESQPSPVEEPTNYADSTLAEAAQPSTEQNSDPSQLAAESPNGFGTQIYGQGSINRLLTTLFPHRQSLSDPNSDD, from the coding sequence ATGTCTGTGCCGCTACTGCGCCTCAGCAATAACTTTGATTCTTACATTAGTGGTGAGGTGACTATTCATCCAAGCGCGGTACTTGCACCTGGGGTGATCCTCCAAGCGGCTGTAAACAGCAAGATCGTCATTGGGCCAGGGGTCTGTATTGGCATGGGAGCAATTCTCCAAGTCCATGAAGGCACCCTAGAGGTAGAAGCAGGTGCAAACCTGGGAGCAGGTTTTTTGATGATTGGCAAGGGCAAAATTGGCGCAAATGCTTGTATTGGTTCTGCGACTACAGTTTTTAACTATTCGGTTGAACCTGGACAAGTAGTACCGCCTGGTTCAATTTTAGGAGACACCAGTCGGCAGATTGCCAGGGCAAAGCAGCCAGAACCATCTACAAATAACCCAACTTCTACTACAAATGCACCATCACCGAAGGAAGAGGAAAATCGCTCCGGTGGAGTTAAGGAAAAGGAAATTTCCTCAACTAATTTCTCAGCTTCGGCTTTTGTAGATTTCAAACAAAACAAGTCGATTTCTTATTTTAAATCTCCCGCGACTCCAGAAAGTCAGCCTTCTCCTGTGGAGGAACCAACGAATTATGCTGACTCCACTTTGGCAGAAGCCGCCCAACCGTCTACAGAACAGAACTCAGACCCCAGTCAGCTAGCCGCAGAATCCCCTAACGGTTTTGGGACTCAAATTTATGGACAAGGAAGCATAAACAGACTGTTGACTACACTGTTTCCTCATAGACAATCCTTGAGCGACCCAAACTCTGACGATTAG
- a CDS encoding LysR family transcriptional regulator: protein MNQATLHQLKVFEAAARHSSFTRAAEELFLTQPTVSMQIKQLTKSVGLPLFEQVGKRLYLTEAGRELFATCRQIFHNIAQYEMKVADLKGLKQGQLRLAVITTAKYFIPRLLGPFCELYPGIDISLQVTNHEQILERMSQNLDDLYIMSQIPDNIDVTCEPFLENPLIVFAPTNHPLSKEKNIPIQRLSNQPFIMREPGSGTRRAVQKLFEEEAVTVKVKLELGSNEAIKQAIAGGLGISVLSRHTLLSDASEFSILDVQHFPIQRYWYMVYPSGKQLSIVARAYYEYLLAAAKNFVEQKADTAYSTF, encoded by the coding sequence TTGAACCAAGCGACGCTGCACCAGTTAAAGGTGTTCGAGGCGGCGGCACGGCACAGTAGCTTTACTCGTGCTGCTGAGGAATTGTTTCTCACCCAACCTACTGTTTCTATGCAGATCAAGCAACTCACAAAATCGGTAGGTTTGCCATTATTTGAGCAAGTGGGGAAGCGATTGTATCTGACGGAGGCAGGACGGGAATTATTTGCTACTTGTCGGCAGATTTTTCACAATATAGCCCAGTATGAAATGAAGGTAGCAGATTTAAAAGGGCTAAAACAAGGACAATTACGTTTGGCAGTGATTACAACAGCAAAATATTTTATCCCACGTTTGTTAGGACCATTTTGCGAACTTTATCCAGGGATTGATATCTCGCTGCAAGTTACAAATCACGAACAAATTTTGGAACGGATGAGTCAGAATCTGGATGACTTATATATTATGAGTCAAATTCCAGACAATATAGATGTGACTTGTGAACCATTTTTAGAAAATCCTTTGATAGTCTTTGCACCAACTAATCATCCTTTATCCAAAGAAAAAAATATTCCTATACAACGCCTGTCTAACCAACCTTTTATTATGCGGGAACCAGGTTCAGGAACTCGTCGCGCCGTCCAAAAGCTATTTGAAGAAGAAGCGGTGACGGTAAAAGTCAAGCTAGAATTGGGAAGTAATGAAGCAATTAAACAAGCGATCGCAGGTGGTTTAGGAATTTCTGTTTTATCCCGTCATACCTTACTATCAGACGCTTCAGAGTTCAGCATTTTAGATGTGCAACACTTCCCGATTCAGCGGTATTGGTACATGGTTTACCCATCTGGCAAGCAGCTATCTATCGTCGCTCGTGCCTATTATGAGTATCTACTAGCTGCGGCAAAGAATTTTGTCGAGCAAAAAGCTGATACTGCTTATAGTACGTTTTAA
- a CDS encoding NAD(P)H-quinone oxidoreductase subunit F — MDQFLFSTSWFVPLYSLLGAILTLPWGIGIIQRTGPRPAAYFNLLTTVLAFVHSLFVFKNIWDREPENLLINWFKAADLDLSFALELSPVSMGATVLITGLSLLAQVYALGYMEKDWSLARFFALLGFFEAALSGLAISDSLFLSYALLEVLTLSTYLLVGFWYAQPLVVTAARDAFWTKRVGDLLLLMAVVTLSTLAGSLNFSDLYEWAQTANLSPMTSTLLGLALIAGPAGKCAQFPLHLWLDEAMEGPNPASVMRNSLVVAGGAYLLYRFQPLLALSPVALNALVVMGTVTAIGATLVSIAQIDIKRSLSHSTSAYMGLVFLAVGLQQGGVALMLLLAHAIAKALLFMSSGSVILTTQSQDLTEMGGLWSRMPATTTAFVVGSAGMVTLLPLGSFWAMLAWADGFVSISPWVIGVLILVNGLTALNLTRVFRLVFWGKPQQKTRRTPEVGWQMAFPMVFLTVLTLLLPLMLQQWYLLPDWESINWYVALALFGSTVVGVGLGCTVYLHKAWSRSRILAWRFLQDLLGYDFYIDRVYLVTVVSVVALLSKISAWSDRYLVDGLVNLVGFATILGGQTLKYSISGQSQGYMLTILAVVSVLGFFISWSLGLLDKLPF, encoded by the coding sequence ATGGATCAATTTCTATTTTCAACAAGTTGGTTTGTGCCTTTGTATAGCTTATTAGGCGCAATTTTGACCTTGCCGTGGGGAATAGGAATAATTCAGCGAACAGGGCCAAGACCTGCGGCATACTTCAACTTGTTGACGACCGTTTTAGCTTTTGTCCATAGCCTGTTTGTATTTAAAAATATCTGGGATAGAGAACCAGAAAACTTACTAATCAATTGGTTCAAAGCGGCAGATTTAGACTTATCTTTTGCCTTGGAACTATCGCCAGTCAGCATGGGGGCAACAGTTTTAATTACAGGGTTAAGCTTACTGGCACAAGTTTACGCTCTGGGTTACATGGAAAAGGACTGGTCGTTAGCGCGTTTTTTTGCGCTGCTGGGATTTTTTGAAGCGGCGCTGAGTGGTCTAGCAATCAGTGATTCTTTGTTTCTCAGTTATGCCCTTTTGGAAGTCCTGACGCTTTCGACTTACTTGCTGGTGGGGTTCTGGTATGCTCAACCACTAGTAGTAACGGCGGCGCGAGATGCGTTTTGGACTAAACGGGTGGGAGATTTGTTGCTGTTGATGGCTGTAGTGACACTTTCCACCTTAGCCGGGAGTTTGAACTTTTCGGATTTATATGAGTGGGCACAAACAGCTAATTTAAGCCCAATGACATCGACGTTACTAGGGTTGGCGTTAATTGCTGGACCTGCTGGTAAATGTGCCCAATTTCCACTGCACCTGTGGTTAGATGAGGCAATGGAAGGGCCCAACCCCGCGTCGGTAATGCGCAACTCTCTGGTAGTAGCTGGTGGTGCTTATTTACTGTATAGATTTCAACCATTATTAGCCCTATCGCCAGTTGCCTTGAATGCCTTGGTAGTCATGGGTACAGTGACAGCAATTGGGGCGACATTAGTATCCATAGCTCAGATTGACATTAAGCGATCGCTGTCTCATTCCACCAGTGCATATATGGGGTTAGTGTTTTTAGCAGTGGGGTTACAGCAAGGGGGTGTAGCCTTGATGTTGCTGTTAGCTCATGCGATCGCCAAAGCATTATTATTTATGAGTTCTGGTTCAGTCATCTTGACTACCCAAAGCCAAGACTTAACAGAAATGGGCGGTTTGTGGTCACGGATGCCGGCCACCACCACTGCCTTTGTGGTCGGTTCAGCCGGGATGGTGACACTGCTACCACTAGGAAGTTTCTGGGCAATGCTAGCATGGGCTGATGGTTTCGTGAGTATTAGCCCTTGGGTAATTGGGGTTTTAATATTAGTCAATGGTTTGACAGCATTGAATTTGACAAGAGTATTTAGATTAGTCTTCTGGGGTAAACCGCAACAAAAAACCCGTCGCACCCCAGAAGTTGGTTGGCAGATGGCCTTCCCAATGGTATTTCTGACAGTGCTAACTCTACTTCTACCTCTAATGTTACAGCAATGGTACTTACTACCCGATTGGGAAAGTATTAATTGGTATGTGGCCTTAGCGTTGTTTGGGTCTACAGTAGTGGGCGTAGGTTTAGGGTGTACAGTTTATCTACACAAAGCTTGGTCTAGATCCAGAATCTTGGCATGGAGATTTCTGCAAGACCTGTTAGGTTATGATTTTTATATTGACCGAGTTTATCTTGTAACCGTGGTAAGTGTAGTAGCACTGCTATCTAAAATTTCTGCTTGGAGCGATCGCTACTTGGTTGACGGTTTAGTAAACTTGGTTGGGTTTGCAACCATTCTTGGCGGACAAACTTTAAAGTACAGCATTTCTGGACAATCTCAGGGCTATATGTTGACCATCCTAGCAGTTGTCAGCGTCCTGGGTTTTTTCATCAGTTGGTCATTGGGTTTACTAGATAAATTGCCTTTTTAA
- a CDS encoding EutN/CcmL family microcompartment protein gives MQIAKVRGTVVSTQKDPTLRGVKLLLLQLVDENGNILPEYEVAADIVGAGVDEWVLITRGSAARQVVGNEQRPLDAAVVAIIDTIYVEDRLIYSKKDQYR, from the coding sequence ATGCAAATTGCCAAAGTTCGCGGCACAGTAGTTAGCACCCAAAAAGATCCAACTCTTAGAGGTGTGAAATTACTGTTGTTACAATTAGTAGATGAAAACGGCAATATCCTACCAGAGTATGAAGTAGCAGCAGATATTGTGGGAGCAGGAGTAGATGAGTGGGTACTCATCACTCGTGGTAGTGCCGCTCGTCAAGTTGTTGGCAATGAACAGCGTCCATTGGATGCAGCAGTGGTGGCGATCATAGATACTATTTACGTTGAAGATCGCCTCATTTACAGCAAAAAAGATCAATATCGATAG
- a CDS encoding BMC domain-containing protein, protein METYNQRSIRTIQGVSNQETFQDTALGLVSTRSFPAIVGTADMMLKSAGVHLVGYEKIGGGHCTAIIRGGIADVRLAVESGVQTAEQFGQLISSLVIPRPYPNLDIVLPITTRFTKLMEEGNSSRLSNQAIGLVETRGFPAMVGACDAMLKAADVHLAAYEKIGGGLCTAIIRGSVANVAVAVEAGMFEAERIGELNAVMVIPRPLDEMELTLPLASCWIEEREPLNLPVNIKEQVAELEVLRLPDLTKLPTKVQEELWNDE, encoded by the coding sequence ATGGAAACATATAATCAACGGTCTATTCGCACCATTCAGGGAGTGAGTAATCAAGAAACCTTTCAGGATACTGCTTTGGGTTTAGTTTCTACCCGCAGCTTTCCGGCGATCGTTGGTACAGCGGATATGATGCTGAAATCGGCGGGAGTTCACCTCGTTGGGTATGAAAAAATTGGTGGCGGTCATTGTACTGCGATCATCCGGGGTGGAATTGCTGATGTGCGTCTGGCGGTAGAATCAGGTGTGCAAACGGCTGAACAGTTTGGTCAATTGATTTCTAGTTTGGTAATTCCCCGACCTTATCCCAACCTAGATATAGTGCTTCCGATCACAACCCGTTTCACTAAATTAATGGAAGAGGGCAATTCCAGCCGTCTGAGTAACCAAGCAATTGGTTTGGTAGAAACGCGAGGATTTCCCGCGATGGTAGGAGCGTGTGATGCCATGCTCAAAGCTGCTGATGTTCATTTAGCAGCATACGAGAAAATTGGTGGGGGTTTGTGTACAGCGATTATTCGGGGTTCCGTAGCAAATGTGGCGGTAGCAGTGGAAGCGGGAATGTTTGAAGCAGAACGCATTGGGGAATTGAATGCAGTGATGGTAATTCCCCGACCGCTGGACGAAATGGAGTTAACCTTGCCACTAGCAAGCTGCTGGATAGAAGAACGCGAACCGTTAAACTTGCCAGTGAATATTAAAGAACAAGTTGCGGAACTTGAGGTACTAAGATTACCAGACTTAACCAAGCTACCTACAAAAGTTCAAGAAGAATTATGGAATGATGAATGA
- a CDS encoding CO2 hydration protein — protein MVTIKKKATRNPLAEYIERLQKGDALLPDSPENVLEVVGILKSYGVVLDAYSKNLNYIAEHQFLVFFPFFKYFNGDVSFQKLLRHWWHDRINFEYAEYCMKGMMWHGGGGLDTYLDTQEFQERAQAVIAVKFKNNPFILGINQLFPDFLTEQLRVSAYYTGLGQFWRVMADMFLSLSDRYDRGEIKSIPQVVDHIKAGLVANASNPITYAVKIRGKVYEIIPKSVGLTFLADTAIPYVEAVFFRGTPFHGTVSYNAQGYQIPPDQTRFQYGALYADPLPIGGAGIPPTLLMQDMRHYLPEYLHEIYRRSLRGEDDLRVQICMSFQKSMFCVTTATILGLMPYPLDTKDPNEEKGNQIYLEKWMSRLQTSRLLDVNK, from the coding sequence ATGGTAACTATTAAAAAAAAAGCTACTCGCAATCCCTTAGCTGAGTATATTGAACGTCTACAAAAAGGAGATGCATTACTCCCCGATAGTCCAGAGAATGTGCTGGAAGTTGTTGGTATTCTTAAAAGCTATGGGGTAGTTTTAGATGCCTATTCAAAAAATCTTAACTATATTGCCGAGCATCAGTTTTTAGTATTTTTCCCATTTTTTAAATACTTTAATGGGGACGTTTCTTTTCAGAAATTACTTCGTCACTGGTGGCATGACCGAATTAATTTTGAATATGCCGAATATTGCATGAAAGGCATGATGTGGCACGGTGGCGGCGGACTAGATACGTATTTAGATACACAAGAATTTCAAGAAAGAGCGCAAGCTGTTATCGCCGTAAAATTTAAAAATAATCCCTTCATTTTGGGTATTAACCAACTGTTTCCAGATTTCTTAACAGAACAGTTGCGTGTCTCTGCTTACTACACCGGTTTAGGTCAATTCTGGCGAGTCATGGCTGATATGTTCCTCAGCTTATCAGACCGCTATGACCGAGGCGAAATCAAATCGATTCCCCAAGTTGTAGACCACATTAAAGCAGGGTTAGTGGCAAATGCATCAAACCCAATTACCTACGCTGTCAAAATTCGAGGTAAGGTCTATGAAATAATTCCTAAAAGCGTTGGTTTGACGTTCTTAGCAGATACAGCAATACCTTATGTAGAAGCAGTATTCTTCCGAGGAACTCCTTTCCACGGTACTGTTTCATACAACGCCCAAGGATATCAAATTCCCCCAGATCAAACTCGATTTCAATATGGTGCATTGTATGCCGATCCTTTACCCATCGGTGGTGCGGGTATTCCTCCTACCTTGTTGATGCAAGATATGCGTCATTATCTTCCAGAATATTTGCACGAAATTTATCGTCGCAGTCTGCGGGGTGAAGATGATTTGCGAGTCCAAATTTGCATGAGTTTCCAAAAATCGATGTTTTGCGTGACGACAGCAACGATTTTGGGACTGATGCCTTATCCTTTAGATACTAAAGATCCAAATGAGGAAAAAGGTAATCAAATTTATTTAGAGAAGTGGATGAGTCGGTTACAAACTTCGCGGTTGCTGGATGTGAATAAATAG
- a CDS encoding ribulose bisphosphate carboxylase small subunit — translation MAVRSTAAPPTPWSRNLAEPKVHETAFVHSFSNVIGDVRIGANVIVAPGTTIRADEGTPFYLGENTNIQDGVVIHGLEQGRVIGDDQNKYSVWIGKNTCITHMALIHGPAYVGDNSFIGFRSTVFNARVGAGCIVMMHALIQDVEIPSGKYVPSGAIITSQQQADRLPDVQDQDKEFAHHVVGINQALRAGYLCAADSKCIAPIRDENAKSYTGNGITVLELERSSEVSSNSLGGETIDQLRYLLGQGYKIGTEHVDQRRFRTGSWTSCQPIEPRSLNEAIAALESCLQEHSGEYVRLFGIDKGRRRVLEAIIQRPDDDAKPATSFKAPASRGNSSYSSYSSSNGNGNSSSSGQVNGETLEQIRQLLAGGYKIGMEHVDERRFRTGSWTSCKPIEATSTNQVISALEECIASHQGEYVRLIGIDTKAKRRVLETIIQRPNGQVASSGGHKSFTSSAAPSVGTASSNRLSSEVVDQLRHLLAGGSKISLEHVDERRFRTGSWTSTGQIQASSEREAIAAIEAHLGEYEGEYVRLIGIDPKAKRRVLETIIQRPNDQVASSGTQKSFTSSAYSTTAIATATSTRLSSEVVDQLRQLLASGSKISIEHVDQRRFRTGSWTSTGQIQASSEREAIAAVERQLGEYQGEYVRLIGVDPKAKRRLLETIIQRP, via the coding sequence ATGGCAGTCCGCAGCACGGCGGCACCCCCAACCCCGTGGTCAAGGAATTTAGCTGAACCCAAAGTCCATGAAACTGCCTTTGTACATTCATTCTCCAATGTAATTGGGGATGTACGAATAGGTGCAAATGTAATCGTTGCTCCGGGGACTACGATTAGAGCGGATGAAGGCACACCTTTTTATCTGGGTGAAAACACCAATATTCAAGATGGTGTTGTCATTCATGGGTTGGAGCAAGGCCGAGTAATTGGCGATGACCAAAATAAATACTCAGTATGGATTGGTAAAAACACTTGCATTACCCACATGGCTCTAATTCACGGGCCAGCTTATGTAGGTGATAATTCCTTCATTGGCTTTCGCTCTACGGTGTTTAATGCCAGGGTGGGTGCAGGTTGCATCGTGATGATGCACGCTTTGATTCAAGACGTAGAGATTCCATCTGGGAAGTATGTACCTTCGGGAGCAATAATTACCAGCCAGCAGCAAGCGGACCGTTTGCCAGATGTGCAAGATCAGGATAAAGAATTTGCTCATCATGTGGTTGGGATTAATCAGGCATTACGAGCTGGTTATCTCTGTGCTGCGGATAGTAAATGTATAGCACCCATTCGGGATGAGAACGCTAAATCTTATACAGGTAATGGTATTACTGTTTTAGAGTTGGAAAGGAGTAGTGAAGTGTCGAGCAATAGCTTGGGTGGAGAAACAATAGATCAGTTGCGGTATCTATTGGGGCAAGGGTATAAAATTGGTACGGAACATGTAGACCAAAGACGTTTCCGCACAGGTTCTTGGACTAGTTGTCAACCAATCGAACCGAGATCGCTCAATGAAGCGATCGCAGCATTAGAAAGCTGTCTACAAGAGCATAGCGGCGAGTATGTCCGACTGTTTGGCATTGACAAAGGTAGACGACGTGTGCTAGAAGCCATCATCCAACGTCCCGATGATGATGCAAAACCAGCTACCAGTTTTAAAGCGCCGGCTAGTCGTGGCAATAGTAGTTACAGCAGCTACAGCAGCAGTAATGGTAATGGTAACAGTTCTAGCAGTGGCCAAGTCAATGGCGAAACTCTAGAGCAAATTCGCCAACTCTTGGCAGGTGGTTACAAAATTGGCATGGAACACGTAGATGAGCGTCGTTTCCGCACTGGTTCCTGGACTAGTTGCAAGCCAATTGAAGCAACTTCCACAAATCAAGTCATCTCCGCTTTGGAAGAATGTATAGCAAGTCATCAAGGCGAGTATGTACGTTTAATCGGCATTGACACCAAAGCCAAACGGCGGGTATTAGAGACCATTATCCAACGTCCAAATGGTCAAGTAGCTTCCTCTGGTGGTCACAAATCATTTACTAGTAGTGCAGCACCCTCTGTCGGAACAGCTAGCAGTAACCGCTTGAGTTCTGAAGTGGTAGACCAACTTCGGCACTTATTGGCTGGCGGGTCTAAAATTAGCCTCGAACACGTGGATGAGCGCCGCTTCCGTACAGGTTCCTGGACTAGTACTGGTCAAATTCAAGCCTCCTCAGAAAGAGAAGCGATCGCAGCCATAGAAGCACACCTCGGCGAATACGAAGGGGAATATGTACGCTTAATTGGCATCGATCCTAAAGCCAAACGGCGGGTATTAGAGACCATTATCCAGCGTCCAAACGATCAAGTAGCCTCCTCTGGCACTCAGAAATCATTTACTAGCAGTGCATACTCTACTACTGCTATAGCAACAGCTACCAGTACCCGCTTGAGTAGTGAAGTCGTAGACCAACTCCGGCAATTATTGGCTAGCGGCTCAAAAATTAGCATTGAACACGTAGATCAACGGCGATTCCGTACAGGTTCCTGGACTAGTACCGGTCAAATTCAAGCCTCCTCAGAAAGAGAAGCGATCGCAGCCGTAGAAAGACAACTCGGTGAATACCAAGGGGAATATGTGCGCTTAATTGGTGTTGACCCCAAAGCCAAGCGTCGCCTATTAGAAACGATCATCCAACGACCATAG
- a CDS encoding carbon dioxide-concentrating mechanism protein CcmK, with translation MPIAVGMIETKGFPAVVEAADAMVKAARVTLVGYEKIGSARVTVIVRGDVSEVQASVAAGVEAAKRVFGGEVLSTHIIARPHENLEYVLPIRYTEAVEQFRT, from the coding sequence ATGCCAATTGCAGTTGGAATGATTGAAACAAAGGGCTTTCCAGCAGTGGTGGAAGCTGCTGATGCGATGGTGAAAGCCGCCCGTGTCACCTTAGTAGGGTATGAAAAAATTGGTAGCGCTCGCGTCACCGTGATAGTTCGGGGAGATGTATCGGAAGTGCAAGCTTCTGTAGCAGCTGGAGTTGAAGCGGCGAAAAGAGTCTTTGGTGGTGAAGTGTTATCCACTCACATCATTGCTCGTCCTCACGAAAACCTGGAATACGTCTTGCCGATACGTTACACAGAAGCGGTCGAACAATTCCGTACTTAA
- a CDS encoding carbon dioxide-concentrating mechanism protein CcmK, with the protein MSIAVGMVETLGFPAVVEAADAMVKAARVTLVGYEKIGSGRVTVIVRGDVSEVQASVAAGVESVKRVNGGQVLSTHIIARPHENLEYVLPIRYTEDVEQFRENVNAIRPFGRRP; encoded by the coding sequence ATGTCAATTGCAGTGGGAATGGTTGAAACGCTAGGCTTTCCAGCAGTGGTGGAAGCCGCTGATGCGATGGTGAAAGCTGCCCGCGTCACTTTAGTAGGTTATGAAAAAATCGGTAGTGGTCGGGTGACAGTAATTGTCCGGGGTGACGTTTCAGAAGTGCAAGCTTCTGTGGCCGCAGGAGTTGAATCTGTAAAGCGAGTCAATGGCGGACAAGTGTTGTCTACTCATATCATTGCTCGTCCTCACGAAAACTTGGAATACGTCCTCCCAATTCGTTATACCGAAGACGTAGAGCAGTTCCGGGAGAATGTGAACGCAATTCGTCCTTTCGGTAGAAGACCGTAA